From a region of the Clupea harengus chromosome 9, Ch_v2.0.2, whole genome shotgun sequence genome:
- the LOC105901404 gene encoding apolipoprotein A-I-2 codes for MKFVALALTILLVAGAQARMVQADAPAPLEHVRSAVMVYLTQVKETAQKALTHLDDTEYKDYKMKISQSLDDMLTQMQTASATLSPYTDAFATQVMEATAGLRASITADVEDLRKTLEPKREELRAVLEKHMQEYREKLEPIMTEYTAKHKEEMEALRAKMAPVVEELRAKVQANVEETKSKLVPIIEAVRSKLTERLEEMKGMATPYVEEYREQLMAAVAGLKEQMGKSDGVAEELKTKLMAVYETLNKAVTKA; via the exons ATGAAATTTGTGGCACTCGCACTAACCATCCTGCTTGTGGCAG GCGCTCAGGCCCGCATGGTGCAGGCCGATGCCCCAGCCCCACTTGAGCATGTGAGGTCCGCAGTCATGGTGTACCTGACCCAGGTGAAGGAGACCGCTCAGAAGGCCCTGACCCACCTTGACGACACTGAGTACAAGGACTACAA GATGAAGATCTCTCAGAGCCTTGACGATATGCTGACTCAGATGCAGACTGCCTCCGCCACTCTGTCTCCCTACACCGATGCCTTCGCCACCCAGGTCATGGAAGCCACCGCCGGCCTCCGCGCCTCCATCACCGCTGACGTTGAAGATCTGCGCAAGACCCTGGAGCCCAAACGCGAGGAGCTGAGAGCAGTCCTGGAGAAGCACATGCAGGAGTACCGCGAAAAGCTGGAGCCCATCATGACCGAGTACACCGCCAAGCacaaggaggagatggaggcccTCAGAGCCAAGATGGCACCCGTTGTGGAGGAGCTGCGTGCCAAGGTGCAGGCCAATGTTGAGGAGACCAAGTCCAAGCTGGTGCCAATCATCGAGGCTGTGCGTTCCAAGCTGACCGAGCGCCTGGAGGAGATGAAGGGCATGGCCACCCCTTACGTTGAAGAGTACAGGGAGCAGCTGATGGCAGCTGTGGCTGGCCTGAAGGAGCAGATGGGCAAGAGCGACGGTGTGGCTGAGGAGCTGAAGACCAAGCTGATGGCCGTCTACGAGACCCTCAACAAGGCTGTCACCAAGGCATAA
- the LOC105901370 gene encoding apolipoprotein A-I, with protein sequence MRFVTCALALLLVASTQTGSIQAHAPWPLEDYRIAAMTLLGTIKDATLTAVSNYGFNTMAISKTLDQIEEHIQVSYAVVSPYFNNFISNAIEATSGLRETLVADVEALFNDLRPRGEELRQVLGKHLHEYHEKLEPVMQEFNPMYN encoded by the exons ATGAGATTTGTGACATGTGCACTGGCTCTCCTGCTGGTTGCAA GCACccagacaggctccattcaggCTCACGCTCCATGGCCATTGGAGGATTACAGAATTGCAGCCATGACTTTGCTGGGCACAATTAAGGACGCCACACTGACAGCCGTCAGCAACTACGGGTTTAACAC GATGGCTATCTCTAAAACCCTTGACCAAATAGAGGAGCATATTCAGGTGTCCTATGCTGTTGTGTCCCCCTACTTCAACAATTTCATCAGCAATGCCATAGAGGCCACCTCTGGACTGCGCGAGACCCTTGTGGCCGATGTTGAGGCATTGTTCAACGACCTGAGACCCAGGGGTGAGGAGCTGCGGCAGGTCCTGGGGAAGCACCTTCACGAGTACCACGAGAAACTGGAACCTGTCATGCAGGAGTTCAATCCCATgtataactag
- the LOC105901371 gene encoding T-box transcription factor TBX1, with amino-acid sequence MPYGPDLDGTSEKAAKVASVRVQLEMHSLWEQFDRLGTEMIVTKAGRRMFPTFQVGISGMDPESEYVLLMDFIPVDDKRYRYAFHSSSWLVAGRGDASPPGRVHFHPDSPARGAQWMKQTVSFDWLKLTNNPLDDNGHIILNSMHCYQPRLHVVLVDPRRNSHSYAQRNFCTFSFPETRFIAVTAYQNHRITQLKIASNPFAKGFRTADPDDW; translated from the exons ATGCCATATGGTCCAGACTTGGATGGCACTTCTGAAAAAGCTGCCAAGGTGGCATCAGTCAGGGTTCAGCTGGAGATGCACTCCTTATGGGAACAGTTTGATCGCCTTGGGACCGAGATGATTGTCACAAAGGCTGGAAG GAGAATGTTTCCCACGTTCCAGGTTGGCATCTCAGGCATGGACCCTGAGTCAGAGTATGTTCTGCTGATGGATTTCATCCCTGTGGATGACAAGAGATACAG GTATGCTTTCCACAGCTCCTCCTGGTTGGTGGCAGGTCGTGGTGATGCTTCACCCCCTGGTAGGGTTCACTTCCACCCTGACTCACCCGCAAGAGGAGCCCAGTGGATGAAGCAGACAGTCTCCTTTGATTGGCTCAAACTTACCAACAACCCACTGGATGACAATGGACAT ATCATCTTGAACTCCATGCATTGCTACCAGCCACGTCTGCACGTGGTGCTGGTGGACCCGCGGCGCAACAGTCACAGCTATGCCCAGCGCAACTTTTGCACCTTCTCCTTCCCAGAAACACGCTTCATCGCGGTCACTGCCTACCAGAACCACAGG ATTACCCAGCTAAAGATTGCCAGTAACCCTTTTGCTAAAGGCTTCCGGACAGCAGACCCAGATGATTGGTAA
- the bace1 gene encoding beta-secretase 1 codes for METVCLVWMLFLWTITGLSVVTCSVAGPQRSDSMAIRIPLRQGPHSKAQPAVLLPAPGATRKRRAASGINFVNMIDNLRGKSGQGYYVEMAVGNPAQKLNILVDTGSSNFAVGAAPHPFLRRYYHRSLSTSYKDLGRSVYVPYTQGRWEGELGTDEVSIPHGPNASLRANIAAITQSDRFFINGSNWEGILGLAYAEIARPDETLEPFFDSLVRQTSVPNLFSLQLCGVGYTQNYSLGSATVGGSMIIGGTDSSLYVGDLWYTPIRREWYYEVIIVRIEVNGQDLDMDCKEYNYDKSIVDSGTTNLRLPRKVFQAAVKAIEAASSTEQFPSGFWLGEQLVCWQAGTTPWHIFPVISLYLMSENRNQSFRISILPQQYLRPVEDVASAQEDCYKFAVSQSSTGTVMGAVIMEGFYVVFDRQNQRIGFAVSTCHVHDEFRTASVEGPFHGFDLEDCGYNIPQTDESTLMTIAYIMAGICALFMLPLCLMVCQWRFARCLRPLTGGDFADDISLLK; via the exons ATGGAGACGGTTTGTCTAGTTTGGATGCTGTTTCTATGGACGATAACGGGCCTTTCGGTGGTGACCTGCTCCGTTGCTGGCCCACAACGCTCCGACTCGATGGCTATTCGTATTCCCCTGCGGCAAGGCCCCCACTCCAAAGCACAGCCTGCAGTTCTGCTGCCCGCTCCAGGGGCGACTCGAAAGCGGCGAGCTGCCAGTGGCATCAATTTTGTGAATATGATAGACAACCTCCGAGGGAAATCTGGACAAGGCTACTATGTCGAGATGGCTGTAGGCAACCCAGCTCAAAAG TTGAACATCCTGGTAGACACAGGCAGCAGTAATTTCGCCGTTGGAGCTGCTCCTCACCCCTTTCTTCGTAGATACTACCATCGGTCGCT GTCCACCTCATACAAAGACCTAGGCCGCAGCGTGTACGTTCCCTACACACAGGGCCGCTGGGAGGGGGAGCTGGGCACTGACGAAGTCTCCATCCCCCATGGGCCCAATGCCTCACTGAGGGCCAACATCGCGGCCATCACCCAGTCTGACCGCTTCTTCATCAACGGCTCCAACTGGGAGGGAATCCTAGGACTGGCCTACGCTGAAATTGCCCGG CCTGATGAGACTCTGGAGCCCTTCTTTGACTCACTGGTTCGGCAGACCAGCGTGCCCAACCTCTTCTCCCTGCAGCTGTGTGGCGTTGGATACACACAGAACTACAGCCTGGGCAGTGCCACAGTTGGGGGTAGCAtg ATCATTGGCGGGACAGATTCCTCTCTGTATGTAGGAGACCTGTGGTACACTCCTATTCGCCGGGAGTGGTATTATGAGGTCATCATTGTGCGCATTGAGGTCAATGGACAGGATCTTGACATGGATTGTAAAGAG TATAATTACGACAAGAGTATTGTGGACAGTGGCACGACCAACCTGCGACTCCCTCGCAAAGTTTTCCAGGCAGCAGTGAAAGCCATTGAAGCAGCCTCCTCA ACTGAGCAGTTCCCGTCGGGGTTTTGGCTGGGTGAGCAGCTGGTGTGCTGGCAGGCGGGCACCACCCCCTGGCACATCttccctgtcatctctctctacctgatgAGTGAAAACCGCAACCAGTCCTTCCGCATCTCTATCCTGCCACAG CAGTACCTGCGTCCTGTAGAGGACGTGGCCTCGGCCCAGGAGGACTGCTACAAGTTTGCCGTGTCCCAGTCGAGCACAGGAACTGTCATGGGTGCCGTCATCATGGAGGGCTTCTACGTGGTGTTTGACCGCCAAAACCAGCGCATCGGCTTCGCTGTCAGCACTTGTCATG TGCACGATGAGTTCCGCACGGCCTCAGTGGAGGGCCCCTTCCATGGCTTTGACCTTGAGGACTGTGGCTACAACATCCCCCAGACGGACGAGTCCACCCTCATGACCATCGCCTACATTATGGCGGGCATCTGTGCGCTGTTCATGCTGCCATTGTGCCTGATGGTGTGCCAGTGGCGCTTCGCCCGTTGCCTGCGCCCGTTAACTGGCGGGGACTTTGCGGATGACATTTCCCTCCTGAAGTAA